The Medicago truncatula cultivar Jemalong A17 chromosome 4, MtrunA17r5.0-ANR, whole genome shotgun sequence genome includes a region encoding these proteins:
- the LOC11443454 gene encoding CCG-binding protein 1 isoform X2: MNSTTTTLLRPSLFLLHHNPTSSTKLICSSSSSRNQSFIPKLQPFSRTKLDRLAKDLPLIEKSEKDLLGDESYSCWQAYFELKDLQKESPRAEIERLIIEIGGVKSLIGCLHGIALMRKLKKNDLNLTNEIYSEEEQNPCPRPDGLPKSADEMMEEEQAKMPDSSYTKLLRSMGKSPAWYSEAPDHETD, from the exons AtgaattcaacaacaacaacactacTTCGTCCTTCTCTGTTTCTTCTTCATCACAACCCAACCTCTTCAACCAAACttatttgttcttcttcttcttctagaaACCAATCATTCATCCCTAAGCTTCAACCTTTTAGCCGAACCAAATTAGATAGACTCGCTAAAGACCTTCCTTTGATCGAAAAATCTGAGAAAGATCTCTTGG GTGATGAATCATATAGTTGCTGGCAGGCTTATTTTGAGCTCAAAGATCTCCAA AAGGAGTCACCTAGAGCAGAGATAGAGAGGCTGATTATTGAGATTGGTGGTGTGAAATCCTTAATAGGATGTTTACATGGAATTGCACTAATGCGTAAACTGAAAAAGAATGATTTGAATTTAACCAATGAAATATATTCAGAAGAAGAACAAAATCCTTGTCCTAGACCAGATGGATTACCAAAATCTGCTGATGAAATGATGGAAGAGGAGCAAGCAAAAATGCCTGATTCATCATATACTAAACTTCTTAGATCCATGGGAAAGTCACCTGCATGGTATTCTGAAGCACCAGATCATGAAACagattga
- the LOC11443454 gene encoding CCG-binding protein 1 isoform X1 has product MNSTTTTLLRPSLFLLHHNPTSSTKLICSSSSSRNQSFIPKLQPFSRTKLDRLAKDLPLIEKSEKDLLDYCSILEGDESYSCWQAYFELKDLQKESPRAEIERLIIEIGGVKSLIGCLHGIALMRKLKKNDLNLTNEIYSEEEQNPCPRPDGLPKSADEMMEEEQAKMPDSSYTKLLRSMGKSPAWYSEAPDHETD; this is encoded by the exons AtgaattcaacaacaacaacactacTTCGTCCTTCTCTGTTTCTTCTTCATCACAACCCAACCTCTTCAACCAAACttatttgttcttcttcttcttctagaaACCAATCATTCATCCCTAAGCTTCAACCTTTTAGCCGAACCAAATTAGATAGACTCGCTAAAGACCTTCCTTTGATCGAAAAATCTGAGAAAGATCTCTTGG ATTATTGTTCGATACTTGAAGGTGATGAATCATATAGTTGCTGGCAGGCTTATTTTGAGCTCAAAGATCTCCAA AAGGAGTCACCTAGAGCAGAGATAGAGAGGCTGATTATTGAGATTGGTGGTGTGAAATCCTTAATAGGATGTTTACATGGAATTGCACTAATGCGTAAACTGAAAAAGAATGATTTGAATTTAACCAATGAAATATATTCAGAAGAAGAACAAAATCCTTGTCCTAGACCAGATGGATTACCAAAATCTGCTGATGAAATGATGGAAGAGGAGCAAGCAAAAATGCCTGATTCATCATATACTAAACTTCTTAGATCCATGGGAAAGTCACCTGCATGGTATTCTGAAGCACCAGATCATGAAACagattga